From a single Pararge aegeria chromosome 16, ilParAegt1.1, whole genome shotgun sequence genomic region:
- the LOC120630609 gene encoding lipase member H-A-like: MFLFNIFVCFCLLLLTKNVLTMYSTREIEGYPKGYLSDCPGSDKEAYITRKSLRYLSLTIHGAGSARRKYNYFQMTQLANDPDLDFSRKTVLYVGGFLDSPNFLFATAMANTYRDLNYNVLLLDTNMFTTMEYPRAARFMRPVGKHTAKMLIQLTNSGLDPKRLEIVGLSLGGQTASFIAKNYRDLTNVTVARITGLDPAGPCFRNLGPDDRIDKTDADFVDIIGTNIDGFGMAAPVGHVNFYVNGGEYQPGQILWDFCTVLCSHIRSHTLWMTALINPYKFVAVQCDSVQQARDKECFDREPLVTNVMGLEVDKNKEGIFYLATGYAPPYYLGEKGVRKENDFFISITRTLNARSVIKI; encoded by the exons atgtttttgtttaacatttttgtttgtttttgtttgttgctGTTGACGAAAAATGTGCTAACTATGTACAGTACGAGAGAAATAGAAGGGTACCCGAAGGGCTATTTATCTGATT GTCCGGGATCAGATAAAGAAGCAtacataactcggaaaagtcTCAGATACTTGTCACTAACAATTCACGGAGCGGGAAGTGCGCGTAGGAAATACAACTACTTCCAAATGACACAGTTAGCCAACGACCCAGACTTAGATTTCAGCAGGAAGACTGTTCTGTACGTTGGGGGGTTTCTGGATAGCCCAAACTTTCTTTTCGCAACGGCAATGGCGAACACATACAGGGATTTGAATTACAATGTCCTACTGTTAGACACTAACATGTTCACAACTATGGAGTATCCACG GGCCGCCCGATTCATGCGACCCGTCGGAAAGCACACCGCAAAAATGTTGATACAACTTACAAACAGTGGGTTGGATCCGAAAAGGCTCGAAATAGTCGGGCTAAGTCTCGGAGGCCAGACCGCTAGCTTCATAGCCAAGAACTACAGAGACCTAACGAATGTGACCGTAGCAAGAATCACTGGGCTAGATCCAGCCGGACCTTGCTTCAGAAACCTTGGCCCTGATGATAGAATTGACAAAACTGACGCAGACTTTGTTGATATAATAGGTACAAACATCGACGGTTTCGGAATGGCCGCACCGGTTGGCCACGTGAATTTTTACGTGAACGGTGGTGAATACCAACCAGGTCAGATCCTTTGGGATTTCTGCACGGTTCTATGCAGTCACATAAGGAGTCATACGCTATGGATGACGGCTTTGATAAACCCCTATAAATTTGTAGCCGTACAATGCGACTCGGTGCAACAGGCGCGAGATAAGGAATGCTTCGACAGAGAACCCCTGGTAACAAACGTTATGGGGTTAGAGGTAGATAAAAACAAAGAAGGCATTTTTTACTTGGCGACTGGTTATGCACCACCGTATTATTTGGGAGAAAAGGGAGTGAGGAAGGAGAACGacttttttatatctataactAGAACTTTGAATGCGAGAAgtgtgataaaaatttaa